One window of Helicobacter winghamensis ATCC BAA-430 genomic DNA carries:
- the rsmG gene encoding 16S rRNA (guanine(527)-N(7))-methyltransferase RsmG: MFLSTAQQELLENYTQMLLSWNAIHSLSGAKDTKDIQKNIENSLYPLSKIDLGHKHLLLDIGSGNGFPAIPLHIALRIPTILCEPNAKKAAFLQNIKATLKLQNLSIQRKKIESLELKNLPDLITSRATFATKVLLEKCKHCIKDNTTLLLYKGSNVKNEIPDNLKYTHFTHTLSQYLIINGKDILC, from the coding sequence ATGTTTTTAAGCACGGCACAACAAGAACTTTTGGAAAACTACACGCAAATGTTACTTTCTTGGAATGCAATCCACAGCCTAAGCGGGGCAAAAGATACTAAAGATATTCAAAAAAATATTGAAAACTCCCTGTATCCCTTAAGCAAAATTGATCTAGGCCACAAACACTTATTACTTGATATTGGTAGTGGCAATGGCTTCCCAGCAATCCCTTTACACATTGCTCTTAGGATTCCAACAATTCTTTGTGAGCCAAACGCCAAAAAAGCGGCTTTTTTGCAAAATATTAAAGCAACTCTTAAACTTCAAAACTTAAGTATTCAGCGCAAAAAAATAGAATCCTTAGAACTTAAAAATCTACCCGATTTAATCACTTCAAGGGCAACTTTTGCAACTAAAGTCTTATTAGAAAAATGCAAACATTGTATAAAAGATAACACTACACTTCTACTCTATAAAGGCTCAAATGTGAAAAATGAAATTCCAGATAATCTCAAATATACACATTTTACACACACCTTATCGCAATATCTTATAATAAACGGAAAGGATATTTTATGCTAA